Proteins encoded by one window of Desulfovibrio ferrophilus:
- a CDS encoding response regulator, which translates to MDQYEKTHTLRALVVDDDPVICEGLAMALEDEGFEVFMHMRGTNALEAFASIAPDIAFIDVVMPEMSGLELLERFKALKPSLETVIISGSPSSENIIRAMQLGAYDFLIKPFQHSDLKLCLSRFHDRIELQRRMSLIQNRHEMLIENIPLFIFRLRDDFSLDFANRTCTSMLGFTPQEAQNQHNWFLSRVRMRDRARVKNVLTSAFGSPYPLTVQCRMVHRRGFDVHGILKTLPSASIEGQRMLDGIFVDISQRVYEEQSRVQQEKLKTIGAISEEVAHEIRNPLMSIGGFARRLSAKAPDFPETEIILRESKRLENLLERIKGYLAAPMPTDRRCVSLETVLAGQVETMLVDLNNEGIILDAACEPGLPNAMADPSLLARAYGILLGDASRVLDRGGILRVRAFESGETVDTSFDYELSKLKDIDPERIYLPYEAGGYGLPNCYQLVEQMGGVLSMTRENGRVVFTLSLPKAEAETHT; encoded by the coding sequence TTGGACCAATACGAAAAAACACATACTTTACGAGCTCTTGTTGTAGATGATGATCCCGTCATCTGCGAAGGACTCGCCATGGCCCTTGAAGACGAAGGCTTCGAGGTGTTCATGCATATGCGCGGTACCAATGCCCTTGAGGCATTTGCCAGCATCGCCCCGGACATTGCATTCATCGATGTCGTTATGCCAGAGATGAGCGGTCTTGAGCTGCTTGAACGATTCAAGGCCCTGAAACCCTCCCTGGAAACAGTCATCATCAGCGGCTCACCGTCTTCTGAAAACATCATCCGTGCCATGCAGCTCGGAGCCTATGACTTCCTGATCAAACCCTTCCAGCATAGCGACCTCAAGCTCTGCCTTTCACGATTTCACGACCGCATTGAGCTGCAAAGGCGCATGAGCCTGATTCAGAATCGTCATGAGATGCTCATCGAGAACATCCCTCTGTTCATTTTCCGCCTGCGGGATGATTTTTCCCTGGATTTCGCCAATCGTACCTGCACATCCATGCTCGGCTTCACCCCTCAGGAGGCCCAAAACCAGCACAACTGGTTCCTTTCCCGGGTCCGGATGCGGGATCGGGCCAGGGTCAAAAACGTACTGACGAGCGCCTTTGGCAGCCCATACCCACTCACGGTGCAATGCCGAATGGTGCATCGCAGGGGATTTGATGTTCACGGTATCCTGAAGACACTGCCCTCCGCTTCCATTGAAGGGCAACGCATGCTTGATGGTATCTTTGTGGACATCTCCCAACGAGTCTACGAGGAACAATCCCGCGTCCAGCAGGAGAAGCTGAAAACCATTGGTGCCATCTCCGAGGAAGTGGCCCACGAAATCCGCAATCCTCTGATGTCCATCGGTGGCTTCGCAAGACGACTCTCAGCCAAGGCACCCGACTTCCCGGAAACGGAAATCATTCTTCGCGAATCCAAACGACTGGAAAATCTCCTTGAGCGCATCAAGGGCTACCTCGCTGCCCCCATGCCCACGGACCGGCGATGCGTCTCGCTGGAGACTGTCCTCGCGGGACAAGTGGAAACCATGCTTGTCGATCTGAATAATGAAGGAATCATCCTCGATGCGGCCTGCGAACCCGGCCTGCCCAATGCCATGGCCGACCCCTCTCTGCTTGCCCGGGCATACGGCATCCTGCTGGGAGACGCTTCACGGGTTCTGGACCGCGGAGGAATACTCCGTGTCAGGGCCTTTGAATCCGGTGAGACCGTAGATACCTCATTCGATTACGAATTATCCAAGCTCAAGGATATCGACCCCGAACGCATCTATCTGCCTTACGAAGCCGGAGGCTATGGTCTCCCCAACTGTTATCAGCTGGTGGAACAGATGGGGGGAGTCCTCAGTATGACCCGTGAAAATGGCCGAGTGGTTTTCACATTGTCTCTTCCCAAGGCAGAAGCTGAAACCCATACGTAA
- a CDS encoding tetratricopeptide repeat protein, whose amino-acid sequence MYPQTLGVYSKKGDKEVGSGGTTSSYQQETFWFARRISDEKYEVRPLSSNHVPTGMKTLLGKGEFIAQFTPEARYYETRTLPVLKSLQKKIELGEQFFKKGLLSKAEKEFLKATMIDEESAPANLGLGSVYAEQGEFKKVKKVIGILLNSDMAFQEEQRQEFNVFGITLRKQGLHEDAIRFYSKALEYNDSDEHLNFNLARAYYEHGDHLECLQNIETALKINPNFVEAKKFLDFLRKTS is encoded by the coding sequence ATGTATCCGCAAACTCTCGGCGTCTACTCCAAAAAGGGAGACAAGGAGGTCGGCTCTGGTGGCACAACCTCCAGTTATCAGCAGGAAACTTTCTGGTTCGCGCGCCGCATAAGTGACGAGAAGTACGAGGTTCGCCCCTTGAGCTCCAACCACGTCCCTACAGGCATGAAGACCCTACTCGGGAAAGGGGAATTCATTGCCCAATTCACCCCCGAAGCGCGATACTACGAAACCCGAACTCTGCCTGTGCTCAAGTCACTCCAGAAAAAGATCGAACTCGGGGAACAATTCTTCAAAAAAGGGCTGCTCTCCAAGGCAGAAAAGGAATTCCTGAAGGCAACGATGATCGACGAGGAAAGCGCACCGGCCAACCTCGGATTGGGAAGCGTCTATGCCGAGCAGGGAGAATTCAAGAAGGTCAAAAAGGTCATTGGTATTCTTCTCAACAGTGACATGGCCTTCCAGGAAGAACAACGCCAGGAGTTCAATGTCTTCGGCATCACCCTACGCAAACAAGGGCTCCATGAAGACGCCATCCGTTTCTACTCCAAAGCCTTGGAATATAACGACAGCGACGAACACCTCAACTTCAATCTTGCCCGCGCCTATTATGAGCACGGCGACCATCTCGAATGCCTGCAAAACATCGAGACTGCCTTGAAAATCAACCCGAATTTCGTGGAAGCCAAAAAATTCCTGGATTTCCTGCGCAAGACATCCTGA
- a CDS encoding ferredoxin, with protein sequence MTAHNNETQLEYCVNTTECSGCLACVEMCPDLFGWDDINEQVIIKKECADADEVAQAMAYCPNDCIESPD encoded by the coding sequence ATGACAGCACACAACAATGAGACGCAGCTGGAATATTGCGTCAACACCACGGAATGTAGCGGTTGCCTGGCTTGTGTGGAAATGTGTCCTGACCTGTTCGGGTGGGATGACATCAACGAGCAAGTGATCATCAAGAAGGAATGCGCAGATGCTGACGAAGTGGCACAAGCCATGGCGTATTGTCCCAACGACTGTATTGAAAGCCCGGACTGA
- a CDS encoding Hpt domain-containing protein: MQSNEQATLNIESTLERLKGDKEFLHMLYQVFLEDLPAKIDTLDKAIQAEDLTTVHRAAHSLKGACATIGADMLHAAAHTMETTPKANGCAHLVPALDHLKKLADDLSVAMQQEIKKNSLSKQP, translated from the coding sequence ATGCAATCAAATGAGCAGGCCACGTTGAACATCGAATCAACCCTCGAACGGTTGAAGGGTGACAAGGAATTCCTGCACATGCTGTATCAGGTCTTTCTGGAGGACCTGCCCGCCAAAATTGACACCCTCGACAAGGCGATACAAGCTGAGGATCTGACTACCGTGCATCGTGCCGCTCATTCCCTCAAAGGTGCCTGTGCAACCATAGGCGCGGACATGTTACATGCAGCGGCACACACCATGGAGACCACCCCCAAAGCGAACGGGTGTGCGCATCTTGTTCCAGCCCTTGACCATCTCAAAAAACTCGCTGACGACCTCTCCGTAGCCATGCAACAGGAAATTAAAAAGAACTCCTTGTCAAAACAGCCATAA
- a CDS encoding tetratricopeptide repeat protein, protein MSIYPQILGVYSQAKEAELGTGSTQGQYDQVTYWYVRRLNDSDYEVQPLNAYHVPSGICTTLAQNDFATQYSPEPTYYEVHTQPALKSLEAKIAKGEEEFAKGNLDEAERSFLKALMIDDLNVPANLGVGAVYTEKKEFDKLKKTLKILLNQDATFAIEQRQRFNTLGMSLRKQGLHEEALAYYLKALENSQEDENLHFNVARVYFEKGDQINTIEHLGKCLAINPDLEVAQKFMRYCEKNFK, encoded by the coding sequence ATGTCAATTTATCCACAAATTCTTGGGGTCTACTCCCAGGCAAAGGAAGCCGAGCTTGGTACCGGGAGCACGCAGGGGCAATACGATCAGGTCACCTACTGGTATGTTCGTCGGTTGAATGACAGCGACTACGAAGTTCAACCCCTGAATGCCTACCATGTTCCCTCGGGAATATGCACGACCCTGGCTCAAAACGACTTCGCAACGCAGTACTCGCCGGAACCAACCTACTACGAGGTGCACACTCAACCGGCCCTTAAATCCCTGGAAGCAAAAATAGCCAAAGGTGAAGAAGAATTCGCCAAAGGCAATCTGGACGAAGCTGAGCGATCCTTTTTGAAAGCACTGATGATCGACGACCTGAACGTACCTGCAAACCTGGGCGTGGGCGCGGTCTATACGGAAAAGAAGGAATTCGACAAACTCAAGAAGACCCTGAAAATACTGCTGAATCAGGACGCAACCTTTGCCATCGAACAGCGCCAAAGATTTAATACTCTGGGCATGAGCCTGCGCAAACAGGGCCTGCACGAAGAAGCTCTGGCCTACTATCTCAAGGCGCTGGAGAATTCTCAGGAAGACGAGAACCTGCATTTCAACGTGGCGCGGGTCTACTTCGAGAAAGGCGATCAGATCAACACCATTGAACATCTGGGAAAATGTCTGGCCATCAATCCCGACCTTGAGGTAGCCCAGAAATTCATGCGCTACTGCGAAAAGAACTTCAAATAA
- a CDS encoding NAD(P)-dependent oxidoreductase has protein sequence MDRKRIGFMGLGIMGRAMAENVLQGGWPLTVYNRSRDKTVILAELGANVASTPKDLAQASDVVISMLTGPEAVYALLTGENGCARGLEAGKVFVNMSTVSPAYAREIASGLAPLGVTYLDAPVSGSKKPAEEGSLVILAGGPKETVEELTPLFLSMGKQVIHCGDVGQGSMAKMGINMLLGTMMEALGEMLSFGRAGGLSDDVLFEVLHASTLACGLFTLKEKMLREDYYPAQFPLKHMAKDLKYAVDTAYETGAAIPGAAAMQQLYTAAKAKDMGEMDFSAVAKVLLELSGSKSGC, from the coding sequence ATGGACAGGAAGCGCATCGGTTTCATGGGGCTTGGGATCATGGGACGGGCCATGGCCGAGAACGTGTTGCAGGGAGGCTGGCCCCTTACGGTCTACAACCGATCTCGAGACAAGACCGTCATCCTTGCTGAGTTGGGAGCCAATGTGGCCTCGACACCCAAGGATCTGGCGCAGGCCAGTGATGTCGTGATCAGCATGCTTACTGGCCCGGAAGCGGTGTATGCTCTGTTGACCGGTGAGAATGGCTGTGCCCGGGGGCTTGAAGCGGGCAAGGTGTTTGTCAACATGAGTACTGTGTCCCCGGCCTATGCCCGTGAGATAGCGTCGGGGCTTGCTCCGCTGGGTGTCACCTATCTGGATGCCCCGGTTTCCGGCTCCAAGAAGCCCGCCGAGGAAGGCTCGTTGGTGATCCTGGCAGGTGGCCCCAAGGAGACGGTCGAAGAGTTGACGCCTCTGTTCCTGTCCATGGGCAAGCAGGTCATCCATTGCGGAGACGTCGGTCAGGGCTCCATGGCGAAGATGGGCATCAACATGCTCCTGGGCACCATGATGGAGGCGTTGGGCGAAATGCTCAGCTTTGGGCGGGCAGGTGGTCTTTCAGACGATGTGCTGTTCGAAGTCTTGCATGCCAGTACGTTGGCCTGTGGGCTGTTTACGCTCAAGGAGAAAATGTTGCGCGAGGATTATTATCCCGCCCAATTTCCACTCAAGCACATGGCCAAGGATTTGAAGTATGCTGTGGATACGGCCTATGAAACCGGGGCTGCGATTCCGGGGGCGGCGGCGATGCAGCAATTGTACACTGCGGCCAAGGCCAAGGATATGGGAGAGATGGATTTTTCCGCCGTGGCCAAGGTTCTACTGGAGCTTTCCGGAAGCAAATCAGGTTGCTGA
- the rfaE2 gene encoding D-glycero-beta-D-manno-heptose 1-phosphate adenylyltransferase — MNAPRPHSDKIVERSRLAVLFATLREAKRIVFTNGCFDILHPGHVDLLARCRALGDALVVGVNDDASVRRLNKIPPRPLNPLDHRMAVLAGLESVSFVTSFSEDTPLELITELKPHVLVKGGDWSLENIVGREVVQAHGGEVHSLPLLPGYSTTVLIEKILKLGK, encoded by the coding sequence ATGAACGCACCACGGCCCCACAGTGACAAGATCGTCGAGCGATCCAGACTGGCCGTCCTTTTCGCAACACTTCGCGAAGCCAAACGCATTGTGTTCACCAACGGCTGCTTTGACATCCTGCACCCCGGTCATGTGGATCTGCTGGCCCGCTGCCGTGCTCTTGGCGATGCGCTTGTGGTTGGCGTCAACGACGACGCGTCCGTGCGTAGGTTGAACAAGATCCCCCCTCGCCCGCTGAACCCGCTGGACCACCGCATGGCGGTCCTGGCCGGGCTCGAGAGTGTGAGCTTTGTGACCTCCTTTTCCGAAGACACCCCCCTGGAGCTCATCACCGAACTCAAGCCCCACGTACTGGTCAAAGGCGGCGACTGGAGCTTGGAAAACATTGTCGGACGCGAAGTGGTGCAGGCCCACGGGGGCGAGGTACATTCCCTACCGCTCCTGCCCGGATACTCCACCACGGTGCTCATCGAAAAGATTCTCAAGCTGGGCAAATAG
- a CDS encoding MBL fold metallo-hydrolase, with translation MFIRCWGSRGSIPVSGPEYNRFGGDTTCIEIRNDDDDIVVVDAGSGIRRLGNLLLKEGRFDLTMLFTHAHWDHVLGLPFFKPVYMPQTTLQIHGCPFEMGDLFKVLQQVMNAPYFPVQYGELLSTRNHSLACDLEIMVGGMSINSIPLSHPNKGQGFKFEEKGKSFVFLTDNELDFEHPGGTTYEDYLAFSKGADLLVHDAEYLPTEYEKLTRGWGHTTYTRALELAIEAKVRAFGLFHLNQDRTDEQVDAMVEDCRRIAAQRGVDMEIFAMAQDQEITL, from the coding sequence ATGTTCATTCGTTGTTGGGGGTCCAGGGGGTCAATCCCGGTCTCTGGGCCTGAATACAACAGGTTCGGCGGCGACACTACGTGTATCGAAATCCGAAACGACGATGATGATATCGTCGTTGTTGATGCGGGCTCCGGTATCAGGCGTTTGGGTAATCTGTTGCTGAAAGAAGGGCGTTTTGATTTGACAATGCTCTTTACCCACGCGCATTGGGACCATGTTTTGGGACTTCCATTTTTCAAGCCTGTCTACATGCCTCAGACCACCTTGCAGATTCATGGCTGTCCATTTGAAATGGGCGACCTGTTCAAGGTCCTGCAACAGGTCATGAATGCCCCGTATTTTCCCGTTCAGTATGGGGAACTACTGTCCACACGCAACCATTCACTGGCTTGCGATCTCGAGATCATGGTCGGTGGAATGAGCATCAATTCGATTCCACTTTCCCACCCCAATAAGGGGCAGGGGTTCAAGTTCGAGGAAAAGGGCAAGTCCTTTGTCTTTCTGACGGACAATGAATTGGATTTCGAGCACCCGGGTGGTACGACCTACGAGGACTATCTTGCCTTCTCCAAGGGGGCCGACCTGTTGGTGCATGACGCAGAATACCTGCCTACCGAGTATGAGAAGCTGACCCGGGGATGGGGACATACCACGTATACCCGAGCCTTGGAATTGGCCATCGAGGCCAAGGTCAGGGCTTTCGGTCTGTTCCATCTCAATCAGGATCGCACGGATGAACAGGTGGATGCCATGGTTGAGGATTGTCGTCGTATCGCTGCCCAGCGTGGCGTTGATATGGAAATCTTTGCCATGGCTCAGGATCAGGAGATCACACTCTAG
- a CDS encoding substrate-binding periplasmic protein translates to MPHSTSAATRLLFVLFILLAALVQPAPAVAAENIVMLFSGGYPPYYDFPSADDTNSNKPGFFTEFLAAFKRAHPEFSIIKTRLPRKRIDHWMREGRAQAFSLNSELFIKEEDRHLFEFSIPLCRSCDHLATRADAQFHYSGPDSLKGHLLGIVHGNGYGPLDPLIESGQIATAAPQGEQRLVKMLMLGHVNLAILNRETGRTAMERQGVAPGDIKFLDPPIYCFDLAVQVRKEHQAFLQSLNAFIKTSQTNGFMEYLRAKWLRIQ, encoded by the coding sequence ATGCCTCATTCAACATCGGCTGCCACAAGACTTCTTTTCGTCTTGTTCATCCTGCTTGCCGCTTTGGTTCAGCCCGCACCCGCAGTCGCAGCCGAAAACATTGTCATGCTCTTTTCCGGAGGCTATCCTCCATATTATGACTTCCCATCAGCTGACGACACAAATTCCAACAAGCCGGGTTTCTTCACGGAATTCCTCGCGGCCTTCAAGCGGGCACACCCCGAATTCTCCATCATCAAAACTCGTCTACCCCGTAAACGCATCGACCATTGGATGCGCGAAGGTAGAGCGCAGGCCTTCAGCCTGAACAGTGAACTGTTCATCAAGGAAGAAGACCGCCACCTGTTTGAATTTTCGATTCCTCTGTGCCGCTCCTGCGATCATCTTGCCACCAGAGCCGATGCCCAGTTCCATTACTCGGGGCCGGACTCCCTCAAGGGACATCTTCTGGGAATCGTTCATGGCAATGGATACGGACCACTGGACCCGCTGATCGAATCAGGGCAAATCGCCACAGCCGCACCCCAAGGAGAACAACGGCTGGTCAAGATGCTCATGCTGGGACACGTGAATCTTGCCATCCTGAATCGGGAGACAGGGCGAACAGCCATGGAGAGGCAGGGAGTCGCACCGGGAGACATTAAATTTCTGGATCCGCCAATCTACTGCTTTGATCTCGCTGTGCAGGTCCGCAAGGAGCATCAAGCCTTTCTGCAAAGCCTGAATGCCTTTATCAAAACATCACAAACCAATGGTTTCATGGAGTATCTTCGAGCAAAATGGCTCAGGATTCAATAG
- a CDS encoding YkgJ family cysteine cluster protein: MNNTDSTQQFLDSLPEIEPGKSFSFGCHPKVPCFNACCSALHLMLTPYDVLRLRRFLEQTSNDFIKNHAEVQLAPDTGLPLFRLRMCDDSRKSCPFVRKSGCSIYQDRPGACRTYPLGRATRTDEQGNVCERFFLVREAHCRGFEETTDWTPSEWLKDQGLEPYNTSNDRFMLLLARIKEAGQPVDPRHANMAALALYQLDNFGQFINDTKLLDRLDMDEARKEAIAQNEEARLEFAIDWLELIMFGESKTLRPKP; encoded by the coding sequence ATGAATAATACAGATAGTACACAGCAGTTTCTTGACAGCCTGCCCGAAATCGAGCCCGGCAAATCCTTTTCATTCGGTTGCCACCCCAAGGTTCCCTGCTTCAATGCCTGCTGCAGTGCGCTGCATCTGATGCTCACTCCCTATGACGTATTACGCCTGAGACGTTTCCTTGAGCAGACGAGTAATGATTTCATCAAGAATCACGCAGAGGTCCAGCTTGCACCGGACACGGGGCTGCCCCTGTTCAGACTGCGGATGTGCGATGATTCGCGCAAGAGCTGCCCCTTTGTGCGCAAGTCCGGGTGCAGCATCTATCAAGACAGGCCCGGCGCCTGCCGCACCTATCCGTTAGGCCGCGCCACCCGCACCGACGAACAGGGCAACGTCTGTGAGCGGTTCTTCCTGGTCCGTGAAGCCCACTGCCGTGGATTTGAAGAAACCACCGATTGGACACCCTCGGAATGGTTGAAGGATCAAGGCCTGGAACCATACAACACCAGTAATGATCGTTTCATGTTGCTGCTGGCACGTATCAAGGAAGCCGGTCAGCCAGTGGACCCCAGACATGCCAACATGGCGGCTCTGGCACTCTACCAGTTGGACAACTTCGGACAGTTTATCAATGACACGAAGCTGTTGGACAGGCTGGATATGGATGAAGCCCGCAAGGAAGCCATCGCCCAGAACGAAGAAGCCCGTCTCGAATTTGCCATCGATTGGTTGGAACTGATCATGTTTGGTGAAAGCAAGACACTGAGGCCCAAGCCATGA
- a CDS encoding LysE family translocator produces MHEFPAGLLLAILGTWLAAVVLPGPNFIATAHAAISGSRSRGLITAAGVACGTALWVTVSLAGLGVVLQTTAWLHQTVKWAGACYLIWVGVQSIRNSGRGQVTTSKSEAVPTKSHPFRRGLTVVLSNPKTAAFFTSLFAVAVPVDASTTFNVALGTGIVTISWCWYSFVACAVSLPKISALLAHAQRMMRLATGGLLIFFGLKLAIED; encoded by the coding sequence ATGCATGAATTTCCAGCAGGCCTGCTCTTGGCCATCCTAGGGACCTGGCTCGCAGCCGTCGTGCTGCCCGGCCCTAACTTCATCGCCACGGCACATGCCGCGATCTCCGGATCGCGCAGCCGGGGACTCATCACGGCTGCGGGCGTGGCCTGTGGCACGGCTCTATGGGTCACGGTTAGCCTCGCGGGGCTCGGCGTAGTCCTGCAGACCACGGCCTGGCTGCACCAAACTGTTAAATGGGCCGGGGCCTGCTACCTCATATGGGTGGGCGTGCAGTCCATCCGCAACTCCGGTCGGGGTCAGGTTACCACGTCCAAAAGCGAGGCCGTCCCCACCAAGAGCCACCCTTTCAGGCGTGGCCTAACCGTAGTTCTCTCCAATCCAAAGACTGCTGCATTCTTCACCAGCCTCTTTGCCGTCGCCGTCCCCGTGGACGCATCCACCACCTTTAATGTGGCCCTGGGCACGGGCATCGTTACCATCTCCTGGTGCTGGTACTCCTTTGTGGCCTGCGCCGTGAGTCTTCCCAAGATCAGCGCTCTCCTGGCCCACGCCCAGCGCATGATGCGTCTGGCCACTGGCGGCCTTTTGATCTTCTTCGGCTTAAAGCTGGCTATAGAAGACTAA